TTTTATCTGCGAGTCCTAGTGAAATGATTTCATCAGACATTAACCACCAATCTTTTCTATAATTTTTTGTATATAGTTTATCTGTAATATTTGTATTTGCGACAATAAAATCTTTAACTCTTTTTTCTTGTCTTTGAGTAAATTCAAAATTATCTAAAACTTTATCTGTATTACCCATAGCCCCTGTACTACCAGAATGGATTAGTGCTGTTGTATCCTGAAACACATATCTGTGGCCTTTTGAACCAGCAAGTAACATTAATCCACCCGAACTGTAAGTTTTTCCGAGTCCTATTGTATACACTGGTGTTTTAGAAAGTTGTATAACATTTATGAAATTGAGCACTGCAGGTAATTCACCTCCATTAGAATTTATAAAGATCTTAATTGGAGTTCTCTCCTCAGGCGATTTACCTTTATCTTGTTTATTCCACTTTATAATCATTAATGAAAAATCAACCAAACTATCATCAATATCAAAGTTCCAAAAAATTTCTCTATTTCTAGTCCTCTCATAATAATCTAAGGTTTCTGGGTCCGGTAGATTCATTTTTGTTAATTCCTTAACCTCATCATCAAAAAATATATCCCAGTTTTTATTTGCGCTCATAATTCACCCTGCTTCCTTCATATTATTAAATCGTATATTATATTATATGTATGCGGATATTCTTTCCCACATTCAAACTCATATAAATATATTTTATTTTTATTTGTTTTTATGCTCCTTTTCAAGCTTAGAGAATGTGTAAGATATTAATAATGCAATTACCCCAACGATCATAAATACTAGTGTCTTAATTATAAAATTAAATGAATAGAAATCTATGAGCATTAATTTAGCACAAGTTATAAGCGATAATATTAAGCCATATTTTCTAAGCTGGGAATTATTTATTTTAAATCCTAAAAATACACTACCAAAAGCAACTAACATAAGTGATATACTAAGCATTAGTTGTTTAAATTCATATACTACATCAACTATAAAACTTAATCTCACTACTATATAAGTTGATAACAATGCTCCGATTAACACCTTATTGAAATTAAATTTAATGTTATCTATATATTCATCAGTAAACATAGATACTAAAATATATATTATAAGCATTGTAGTTAAATAAAACTGTATATTCCCATATAAACCTGATATAATGCATAAAAAAACTATAAAGCATAAACTTATAAAATTCATTATCTTTATGTTATCATGCTTTAATATATCAAATTTGTTTATTATAACTGTGTAGATAACAAATATACTAAGCGCTATGAATGATTGTAGATTATTAAACATATCTATATTATTTATCTCATTAAATACCCACCCTGCTATAATCAGCGGATAAAAATATTTAAACATTATAATTACTATATTATTTTTAAACTCTTTACTACAATAAATTATAGCCGCATATAATACTAAATATATTATACTAATAGGCTTATTTATATTAATTAAACAATTTAACATACTTAAACCCACTAATCCTATTAGAGTAACTCTTAAAAAAATATTTTTATCTTTTAACCAAACCATAAGTGTGCTTAAAACTAAAACAGATATTACACTTATAGTGACGATACTATATTTGCCGTGTAAATCTAGATTTAATCTAAAAAGTATGTCTAAGCAAGTTATTACAACGCCTACATAACCCGTCCATTTTGATGAGTTTTTTAACCTTAATAATATTGCAATTCCAATAATACAGTAAGCAAGCAAAGGTACATACCAAATAGTCGTGTCTATATATATTGATAGTGATGAGAAAGGATATATTATAAAATACATTAGTATCCCTATCGAGTTAAGTGTACTTTCTTTTCTTTTACAAGTAATCATAAATTGCACACTGTATATAAGAGTTATTAGTATATATAATAGTGTCACCACATACTTATCAAAATTTACCCCAATAATTATAGTAGAGATTAATGCTAACATTGATGTGTAAAATTCAAATGATACGTTTATTTCTTTACTTTTAATTTCCTGTAGTGGAAAATATATATTTAATATATTTATAAATATTAATATTATAAGTAATGTATATGACTGCCCCGCTGATATCTTGTCTACAGGTACTAAACATATATATGCTCCTATTAAAGTTACAATTCTGAGTAAATTTGATTCCTTTTTATAACTTAAATAAATTGCCCCACCAGTTATTAAAGCCGTAATAACCAGCGTTGTTATGCCTGAAATATTTTCAAGTTCTAAGTAATTTATTATTACTGCTATATATAAACCAGATATTCCAAGGGCCGTTATACCTTTTGAAAATTTGTAATTCTTCCTGAGTAGGTATAATTCACTAAGTAATAAGATTAATATAGGTATTAAAAACAGGGTTAACCCCTTCATCTCTTTTGACATAAAATTCACATAAACAACCCTGCCAAATGTAGAAAGAGATATAAGGATTAAAATTATACCAATTAAGTTTAATGCTCCTATACCTAATTTAAGACTATTTCCTTCTGGCTTTTTAATTGAAGTATGATTTATATTTTCATCTTTTAAATGTTGTGGAACATTAGTAGGTTCCTTAAGAGTATGTGTTTGAAAAGTAGTAACCTCGCTAATTTTTGTTTCTAGTTCAACTAGCTTCCTCTCTAAATCGCTTACCATTTGGAATAAATTTGATATTTCTATAGTTAATCCTAACTTTTTAGTTTCATTTGACACAGTAATTGCAACAATTCTATTTTTTAAAGTAACAAACTCATTTCTAGTTTTATCTGCCACACCTAGGTTATAATCCTCAAGTTTCTCTAATATTTTTTTATTCTCTAAGTATACTAACTCTTTCTCTTTTTTCTCTACCGTTTCTAAGTCTAACAAGATGAGCTGAATTTCATTATTTGTCTCCTCTTGTAGCCTCAGGTAATCATCAATACCTCTCATTTACATTCCCCCTGGTATGTTATTTACAATTTTACATTTCTATATCCTTCCAATTTACATTAAAACTAGTTTTCCAGAGAATTACATTAGCTATTAAAAGCACTATTCCATAAACACATATAAATATTATATTATTTCTAATAGCTATATGAATTCCAGCAAATGCGCCAAGTAGCAAGCTAGTTATTATCGATGGCATTATAAGTTTTCCACTATCTGTTGTTGCAAATTTTACGCTAAACGGCATTGCCTTATTTGATAATTTAAAATACACTAACGATAATATTAAAAGAACTAAAAACATTACAACTAAGTCTATAATTATCGATGGACCTTTAAGCATTAAGAATACAATAGAATCCAATAAATATAGTGGTATTATAAGTTTAAATATAGTTCCTTTTACTGCTCCTTTTAATATTACTCCCGGATTCTCTATTGGTAATACCTTGTATATAAAAGCTCCCTTAAAACTATCACT
This window of the Clostridium estertheticum genome carries:
- a CDS encoding ATP-dependent Clp protease proteolytic subunit translates to MSANKNWDIFFDDEVKELTKMNLPDPETLDYYERTRNREIFWNFDIDDSLVDFSLMIIKWNKQDKGKSPEERTPIKIFINSNGGELPAVLNFINVIQLSKTPVYTIGLGKTYSSGGLMLLAGSKGHRYVFQDTTALIHSGSTGAMGNTDKVLDNFEFTQRQEKRVKDFIVANTNITDKLYTKNYRKDWWLMSDEIISLGLADKIVTDLEEIF
- a CDS encoding DUF2339 domain-containing protein produces the protein MRGIDDYLRLQEETNNEIQLILLDLETVEKKEKELVYLENKKILEKLEDYNLGVADKTRNEFVTLKNRIVAITVSNETKKLGLTIEISNLFQMVSDLERKLVELETKISEVTTFQTHTLKEPTNVPQHLKDENINHTSIKKPEGNSLKLGIGALNLIGIILILISLSTFGRVVYVNFMSKEMKGLTLFLIPILILLLSELYLLRKNYKFSKGITALGISGLYIAVIINYLELENISGITTLVITALITGGAIYLSYKKESNLLRIVTLIGAYICLVPVDKISAGQSYTLLIILIFINILNIYFPLQEIKSKEINVSFEFYTSMLALISTIIIGVNFDKYVVTLLYILITLIYSVQFMITCKRKESTLNSIGILMYFIIYPFSSLSIYIDTTIWYVPLLAYCIIGIAILLRLKNSSKWTGYVGVVITCLDILFRLNLDLHGKYSIVTISVISVLVLSTLMVWLKDKNIFLRVTLIGLVGLSMLNCLININKPISIIYLVLYAAIIYCSKEFKNNIVIIMFKYFYPLIIAGWVFNEINNIDMFNNLQSFIALSIFVIYTVIINKFDILKHDNIKIMNFISLCFIVFLCIISGLYGNIQFYLTTMLIIYILVSMFTDEYIDNIKFNFNKVLIGALLSTYIVVRLSFIVDVVYEFKQLMLSISLMLVAFGSVFLGFKINNSQLRKYGLILSLITCAKLMLIDFYSFNFIIKTLVFMIVGVIALLISYTFSKLEKEHKNK